Proteins from one Limanda limanda chromosome 9, fLimLim1.1, whole genome shotgun sequence genomic window:
- the phactr1 gene encoding phosphatase and actin regulator 1 gives MAAAPPQQEEEEVDRRPIRRVRSKSDTPYISEARISLHLETAEEVERLAAMRSDSLVPGTHTPPIRRRSKFANLGRLFKPWKWRKKKSEKFKQTSAVLERKMSTRQSREELIKKGVLMEVYEKGRTSPSIREEEQMENGRSPELSESEGSEQMDGAAAEGSLDFPMANDGACPQDHAQKPSQAPPTKKPAVYHANGAESPLSRPPTLHKQPPVPPPKPFARLPNHLTDGAPVKLPCMSGKLSSPPLPPKKLMISVPAGSMEPPSLAFQKCPAPHGHTPMGGHSLQYGTLPAAMHPPSRIIEELNKTLALTMQRFESSLMHTAPTVMNECNNDKENLPNVEDYEELPGMYKDEDDEEEEEEEEDDEEEDDEDEEEEDDESMFTSSLAMKVLRKDSLAIKLGNRPSKRELEEKNILPLQSDTERIHFRQQTATKLTRRLSQRPTAEELEQRNILKPRNDLEEQEEKREIKRHLSKKLSQRPTVEELREAKILIRFSDYVEVAEAQDYDRRADKPWTRLTAADKAAIRKELNEFKSTEMEVHESSRHLTRFHRP, from the exons ATGGCGGCGGCCCCCccccagcaggaggaggaggaggtggaccgCAGACCGATCCGGAGAGTCCGCTCCAAGAGCGACACGCCTTACATCAGCGAGGCTCGGATCTCCCTGCACCTGGAGACAG CTGAGGAGGTCGAGAGGTTGGCGGCGATGCGCTCTGATTCGCTGGTGCCCGGCACGCACACCCCCCCCATCCGCCGGCGGAGCAAGTTCGCCAACCTGGGCCGTCTGTTCAAACCCTGGaaatggaggaagaagaagagcgagAAGTTCAAGCAGACGTCTGCAG TGCTGGAGAGGAAAATGTCCACACGTCAGAGCCGGGAGGAGCTGATCAAGAAAGGAGTTCTGATGGAGGTTTATGAGAAAG gtcggACGTCTCCCTCCATccgagaggaggagcagatggaGAACGGCCGCTCCCCCGAGCTGTCGGAGTCTGAAGGTTCGGAGCAGATGGACGGAGCCGCGGCTGAAG GTTCCCTGGACTTTCCGATGGCCAATGACGGTGCGTGTCCACAGGACCACGCCCAGAAACCCAGCCAGGCTCCACCCACTAAGAAGCCCGCGGTGTACCACGCTAACGGCGCCGAGTCGCCGCTCTCCAGACCTCCGACGCTACACAAACAACCTCCTGTGCCGCCGCCCAAGCCCTTCGCCAGGCTGCCCAATCACCTCACAG ACGGCGCCCCGGTCAAGCTGCCATGCATGTCGGGGAAgttgtcttctcctcctctacctccaaAGAAGCTCATGATCTCCGTCCCGGCCGGGAGCATGGAGCCGCCCTCTCTCGCCTTCCAGAAGTGCCCCGCCCCTCACGGCCACACGCCGATGGGCGGGCACTCGCTGCAGTACGGCACGCTGCCCGCCGCTATGCACCCGCCCAGTCGCATCATCGAGGAGCTCAACAAGACGCTGGCGCTCACCATGCAGCGGTTTGAGAG CTCCCTGATGCACACCGCTCCCACGGTGATGAACGAGTGCAACAACGACAAAGAGAACCTCCCGAACGTAGAGGACTACGAGGAGCTGCCGGGGATGTACAAGGAcgaggatgacgaggaggaggaagaagaagaagaagatgacgaagaggaggatgatgaagatgaggaggaagaagacgatGAATCAATGTTTACAA GCTCGCTCGCCATGAAGGTTTTACGAAAAGACTCGCTGGCCATCAAGCTGGGAAACCGTCCGTCCaagagggagctggaggagaagaacatcCTGCCGCTGCAGTCGGACACGGAGAGGATCCACTTTCGCCAGCAGACGGCCACCAAACTGACCAG GAGGTTGAGTCAGAGGCCGACGGccgaggagctggagcagagaaACATCCTCAAAC CTCGAAATgatctggaggagcaggaggagaagagagaaatcaAGAGACACTTGTCCAAGAAG CTCAGCCAGAGGCCGACAGTCGAGGAGCTGAGAGAAGCAAAGATCCTGATTCGCTTCAGTGACTACGTGGAAGTCGCCGAGGCTCAGGACTACGACCGGAGAGCCGACAAGCCGTGGACGCGGCTCACCGCTGCTGATAAG gctgCCATTAGAAAAGAGTTAAATGAGTTCAAAAGCACAGAGATGGAGGTGCACGAGTCGAGCAGACATCTGACCAG GTTTCACCGACCTTGA
- the tbc1d7 gene encoding TBC1 domain family member 7 gives MADDPQRNFRSAYYEKVGFRGVEEKKSLEILLKDHPLDLEKLSTFSQRFPLPSMYRVHVWKVLLGVLPPHSDSHSLVGGYRKEQYQDILEALEVMRYINSSTPFTHVYLRMFQLESQVLQRSSETTPPDEENEDFLSISRAMEEIVDDPVDCYWLIKCFINTFHTKFGDSIPHLPKSLEHYLSQEEPRLLNHLKTTGALAQLPYGLWFRRCFAGCLPESSLQRVWDKVISGSCKILVFVALEILLSNKIKLMGINRPEGTVKFLCNIPQDNTDAIVTKAIDLWHKHCSALVHAV, from the exons ATGGCCGACGACCCTCAGAGAAACTTCCGCTCTGCTTACTATGAGAAGGTTGGCttcagaggagtggaggagaagaagtccCTTGAGATCCTGCTGAAGGATCATCCTCTGG ATCTGGAGAAGCTGAGCACCTTCAGTCAGAGGTTCCCTCTCCCGTCCATGTACCGGGTCCATGTGTGGAAGGTACTGCTGG GTGTCCTGCCCCCCCACAGTGACTCCCACTCCCTGGTGGGGGGCTACAGGAAGGAGCAGTACCAGGACATCCTGGAGGCTCTGGAGGTCATGAGGTACATCAACTCCTCCACGCCCTTCACCCACGTCTACCTGCGCATGTTCCAGCTGGAGAGCCAGGTGCTGCAGCGCTCCTCCGAGACCACGCCCCCG gATGAAGAGAACGAGGACTTCCTGTCCATCAGCAGAGCGATGGAGGAGATCGTAGACGATCCCGTCGACTGCTACTGGCTCATCAAGTGTTTCATCAACACGTTCCACACGAAGTTCGGAGACTCCATACCTCATCTC CCGAAAAGCCTGGAGCATTATCTGAGTCAGGAGGAGCCGCGGCTGCTGAACCACCTGAAGACCACCGGAGCTCTGGCTCAGCTGCCGTACGGACTCTGGTTCAGACGCTGCTTCGCCGGCTGCCTGCCTGAATCCAGCCTGCAGAG GGTTTGGGACAAGGTGATCAGCGGCTCCTGTAAGATTCTGGTGTTTGTTGCTCTGGAGATTCTGCTGAGCAACAAGATCAAGTTGATGGGCATCAACCGGCCGGAGGGCACAGTCAAGTTCCTGTGCAAT ATACCGCAGGACAACACAGACGCCATCGTGACGAAAGCCATCGACCTGTGGCATAAACACTGCAGCGCCCTGGTGCACGCTGTGTAG